One bacterium CG_4_10_14_0_2_um_filter_33_32 genomic window carries:
- a CDS encoding 50S ribosomal protein L31, with product MKKDTHPKYEKAQVECSCGNKFETRSTISHIHVELCSKCHPFYTGTQKLIDTAGRIDKFKERMKKAEEHKKKKIEKPSKKTVDKKAKTKTEE from the coding sequence ATGAAAAAAGATACACACCCAAAATACGAAAAAGCACAAGTTGAATGTTCTTGCGGAAATAAATTCGAAACTCGTTCAACAATAAGCCATATTCATGTTGAATTATGTTCTAAATGCCATCCATTTTATACAGGAACACAAAAACTGATAGACACAGCCGGAAGAATAGATAAATTTAAAGAGAGAATGAAAAAGGCCGAAGAACATAAAAAAAAGAAAATAGAAAAACCAAGCAAAAAAACCGTAGATAAAAAAGCAAAGACAAAAACGGAAGAGTAA
- a CDS encoding peptide chain release factor 1 produces METRYIKFKEKFNELTHKISDPKIVQGQFLFQKIAKEHKDMAPIVEKIIKLEKIDRELKENKTLIDQEKDQELIEFAEIESHKLAENKKVLEEELKVDFLPKDPNDSKNVIIEIRAGAGGDEASLFAADLFKMYSHYAQNKRWQAEILNSSNQEAGGFKEIIFRIQGNGAYSKFKYESGVHRVQRIPKTESKGRIHTSTSTVAVLPEAEEVELEIKPEEIRIDVFRSSGPGGQSVNTTDSAVRITHIPTGMIVSCQDEKSQIKNREKALKILRARLLSQKEEEETKKRGDERKLQIGTGDRSEKIRTYNFPQSRITDHRINYTTHDLEGVLAGDLEELIKELESENQKMLLESA; encoded by the coding sequence ATGGAAACAAGATATATTAAATTCAAAGAAAAATTTAATGAATTGACTCATAAAATAAGCGATCCAAAAATCGTTCAAGGTCAGTTTTTGTTCCAAAAAATTGCTAAAGAGCATAAGGACATGGCTCCTATTGTTGAAAAGATAATTAAACTGGAAAAAATCGATAGAGAACTTAAAGAAAACAAAACATTAATTGACCAGGAAAAAGATCAAGAACTCATTGAATTTGCCGAAATTGAATCGCATAAATTGGCAGAAAACAAAAAGGTACTGGAAGAAGAGTTAAAAGTTGACTTTCTACCAAAAGATCCAAATGACTCCAAAAATGTAATAATCGAAATTAGGGCTGGTGCTGGCGGAGATGAAGCCTCTCTCTTTGCTGCTGATTTATTTAAAATGTATTCTCATTATGCCCAAAACAAAAGGTGGCAAGCTGAGATTTTAAATTCATCTAACCAGGAAGCTGGCGGATTTAAAGAAATAATATTCAGAATACAGGGTAATGGAGCTTATTCAAAATTTAAATATGAAAGTGGTGTACATCGAGTCCAAAGAATTCCAAAAACCGAATCAAAAGGAAGAATACATACTTCAACATCAACAGTTGCAGTTCTTCCTGAAGCAGAAGAAGTAGAACTTGAAATTAAGCCAGAGGAAATAAGAATAGATGTTTTTAGATCTTCCGGGCCTGGGGGCCAAAGCGTTAACACAACTGATTCAGCTGTTAGAATTACACATATACCCACTGGTATGATTGTTTCCTGTCAGGATGAAAAATCTCAAATTAAAAATCGAGAAAAAGCTTTAAAAATTTTAAGAGCCAGACTACTTTCCCAAAAAGAAGAAGAAGAAACAAAAAAAAGAGGCGATGAGCGAAAACTTCAGATAGGTACAGGTGATAGGTCAGAAAAAATTAGAACATATAATTTTCCTCAATCAAGAATTACGGATCATCGCATAAATTATACAACCCATGATTTAGAAGGTGTTCTAGCCGGTGATCTAGAGGAATTAATAAAAGAGCTGGAAAGCGAGAATCAAAAAATGCTCTTAGAAAGCGCATAA
- the prmC gene encoding peptide chain release factor N(5)-glutamine methyltransferase — protein sequence MLVKKALQYSKEILKKADITTPQLDAEVLLSFILKKSKEWLYTNNLYELSATEIFQYKKLIKHRKNHEPIAYITSQKEFFGLNFYVDKNVFIPRPETEILVETALKIISSRQMAKKQEKLVIADIGTGSGCIAISVTKKLAKIENLNFKIYAIDISQKTLEVAKLNAKNQNIPRKITFLKGNLLLSVPEKVDLILSNPPYVLESEKISPEVKFEPKKAVFVTKKSFFREFIAQIDEKMKKNGICLMEIGNQKKEIQNIIDKNYPNIKVEFINDYSKLPRFAKFIQH from the coding sequence ATGCTGGTAAAAAAAGCTTTACAGTATAGCAAAGAAATACTAAAAAAAGCTGACATCACAACACCCCAATTAGATGCTGAAGTTTTATTGTCTTTTATCTTAAAAAAATCCAAAGAATGGCTATACACAAATAATCTTTATGAATTATCCGCGACAGAGATTTTTCAGTATAAAAAACTAATCAAGCACCGAAAAAATCATGAACCTATCGCTTATATTACCAGCCAAAAAGAATTTTTCGGACTAAACTTTTATGTTGATAAAAATGTCTTTATTCCTAGACCTGAAACTGAAATTCTTGTTGAAACTGCGCTTAAAATAATTAGCAGCAGACAGATGGCAAAAAAACAAGAGAAGCTAGTTATTGCCGATATTGGTACGGGATCAGGATGTATCGCAATATCTGTCACTAAAAAATTAGCAAAAATCGAAAACTTGAACTTCAAGATTTATGCTATAGATATCTCACAAAAAACACTTGAGGTAGCTAAATTAAATGCTAAAAATCAAAACATTCCAAGAAAAATAACCTTTTTAAAAGGGAATCTACTCTTATCTGTACCAGAAAAGGTTGATCTGATTTTATCTAATCCGCCTTATGTTCTAGAAAGCGAGAAAATATCACCAGAGGTAAAATTTGAACCTAAAAAAGCGGTTTTTGTAACAAAGAAAAGTTTTTTTAGGGAATTTATCGCTCAAATAGATGAAAAAATGAAAAAGAATGGAATCTGTTTAATGGAGATAGGCAATCAAAAAAAAGAGATACAAAACATAATTGATAAAAATTATCCTAATATAAAAGTTGAATTTATTAATGATTACTCTAAACTCCCAAGATTTGCAAAGTTTATCCAGCACTAA